A stretch of the Sphingobacterium thalpophilum genome encodes the following:
- the priA gene encoding replication restart helicase PriA, which translates to MSDPQSTIFSERDTLFIDVVLPLALARTYTYRVPADWNDRIQVGVRVIVQFGRNKIYSAVVKSISHEAPRHYEAKYILDIIDDQPIVNLAQFKLWDWLADYYMCSLGEVMQAALPAALKLASETKVALSMAADFDRTALSDKEYLIIEALEVAGELKVSDIVKLLGQKTVFPILKQLFDKGLVLISEEIHERYKPKTKAFLRLAPDFRDEEAKRELLDSLNRAPKQQDAVLAFMQLVKRTEDITRAMLVEASGCGNGAITALVDKGVFEIKEKVVSRFQGEDVDLDANFQFNEYQQRAYDEIQQAFETKAVTLLHGVTASGKTQIYIRLIEQAIASGKSALYLLPEIALTAQITARLKLHFGDKLGVYHSKFNDNERAEVWHKVMKNEFQVVIGARSSVFLPFQDLGIIIVDEEHETSYKQFDPAPRYHARDTAIYLGFLHQSKVLLGSATPSLESYYNAKAKKYGFVQLLERYGNAQLPSVELINIPEEGRKENMFSYFSGTLLQGIAEAVKNKEQVILFQNRRGHTTMIQCNTCGFVAKCVNCDVSLTYHKSSNMMHCHYCGHAEPPLRVCPACGMPHIESKGFGTERVEEELELLMPDVRIGRLDLDSTKGKYGFDKIITAFDEHEFDVLIGTQMVAKGLDFGRVSLIGVINADTIINFPDFRSYERAFSLFSQVAGRAGRREGGGRVIIQSYTTKHRVLEQVVSNDYEGMFMTEITERKNYFYPPFYRLIRIDIKHNDFQKCYDAANRFALALRQQLGTRVLGPEPPLVSRVRNNFIQTITLKIERTNISIVKVKELIRSAVLDFEIDKANTGVRIQLDVDPY; encoded by the coding sequence ATGTCCGATCCGCAATCTACAATATTTAGTGAAAGAGATACCTTGTTTATTGATGTAGTCTTGCCTTTGGCGCTGGCACGAACGTATACCTACCGTGTTCCCGCGGATTGGAATGACCGTATACAGGTCGGGGTAAGAGTCATTGTGCAGTTTGGGCGAAATAAAATATATTCGGCTGTCGTCAAGTCGATCAGCCATGAAGCACCCCGCCATTACGAGGCGAAATATATTCTGGATATCATTGATGATCAGCCTATCGTCAATCTGGCGCAGTTTAAATTATGGGACTGGCTGGCGGATTATTACATGTGCAGCTTGGGGGAGGTCATGCAAGCCGCTCTGCCTGCGGCATTGAAACTGGCGAGCGAAACCAAGGTTGCCTTATCCATGGCAGCTGACTTTGACCGTACGGCACTTTCGGATAAAGAATATTTGATTATTGAAGCGCTGGAGGTGGCGGGCGAACTCAAAGTCAGTGATATTGTGAAGCTACTGGGACAAAAAACAGTATTTCCAATATTGAAGCAGCTGTTTGATAAGGGTCTCGTCCTTATATCGGAGGAGATTCACGAACGATACAAGCCGAAGACCAAAGCATTTTTACGCCTCGCTCCAGATTTTAGAGATGAGGAGGCCAAGCGGGAACTCTTGGATAGCCTCAACCGTGCGCCAAAGCAGCAGGATGCTGTGCTGGCCTTCATGCAGCTCGTGAAGCGGACGGAAGATATTACGCGCGCAATGCTGGTAGAAGCATCCGGTTGCGGTAATGGCGCAATTACCGCCCTTGTCGATAAGGGCGTTTTCGAAATCAAAGAAAAAGTGGTTTCCCGATTTCAGGGAGAGGATGTGGACCTTGATGCCAACTTTCAGTTTAATGAATATCAGCAGCGGGCTTATGATGAGATCCAGCAAGCTTTTGAGACGAAGGCTGTGACGCTGCTTCACGGCGTCACAGCCTCCGGCAAAACGCAGATCTATATCCGGCTGATCGAACAGGCAATAGCTTCCGGTAAATCCGCTTTATATCTTTTACCAGAAATTGCATTGACGGCGCAGATCACCGCGCGGTTAAAGCTGCATTTTGGAGATAAACTGGGGGTCTATCATTCTAAGTTCAATGACAATGAACGTGCAGAAGTATGGCATAAGGTGATGAAAAATGAGTTTCAGGTTGTTATCGGTGCCCGTTCATCCGTTTTCCTTCCCTTTCAGGATCTCGGCATTATCATTGTCGATGAAGAACATGAGACTTCGTACAAGCAGTTTGATCCTGCGCCGAGGTATCATGCACGGGATACGGCGATCTATCTTGGCTTTTTGCATCAAAGTAAAGTACTGCTGGGGTCGGCAACGCCATCTTTGGAAAGCTACTATAATGCCAAGGCTAAAAAGTACGGGTTCGTGCAGTTGCTCGAACGGTACGGGAATGCACAGCTGCCTAGTGTAGAGTTAATTAATATCCCCGAAGAAGGGCGTAAGGAAAATATGTTTTCTTATTTCTCCGGCACCTTATTACAGGGGATTGCGGAAGCGGTCAAAAATAAAGAGCAGGTGATCTTATTTCAGAACAGACGCGGACATACCACAATGATCCAGTGCAATACCTGTGGTTTCGTCGCTAAATGCGTGAACTGTGATGTCAGTCTCACCTACCATAAAAGCTCGAATATGATGCACTGTCACTATTGTGGACATGCAGAGCCGCCGCTACGAGTCTGTCCTGCTTGTGGAATGCCGCATATCGAGAGTAAGGGCTTTGGGACCGAACGTGTCGAAGAGGAGCTGGAGCTGCTGATGCCAGACGTCCGAATCGGCCGCCTTGACCTGGATTCAACGAAAGGTAAATACGGTTTTGACAAGATCATCACTGCTTTTGATGAGCACGAATTTGATGTATTGATCGGTACTCAGATGGTTGCCAAAGGACTGGATTTCGGGCGTGTGAGCCTGATCGGAGTGATCAATGCCGATACCATTATTAATTTTCCCGATTTTAGGTCTTACGAACGCGCTTTTTCGCTGTTTTCTCAGGTAGCTGGACGCGCAGGCCGTAGGGAAGGCGGCGGGAGGGTCATCATTCAAAGCTACACTACCAAACATAGAGTGCTGGAGCAGGTGGTCAGCAACGACTACGAAGGTATGTTTATGACCGAGATCACAGAACGCAAAAACTATTTCTATCCACCATTCTATCGCTTGATCCGTATTGATATCAAGCATAATGATTTCCAGAAATGTTATGATGCTGCCAATCGTTTTGCGCTTGCACTGCGACAACAGCTCGGCACACGGGTATTGGGGCCTGAGCCGCCACTGGTCTCCCGTGTCCGCAACAATTTTATCCAGACCATCACCCTAAAAATTGAACGGACCAACATCAGTATTGTGAAGGTGAAGGAACTGATCCGGTCGGCCGTTCTGGATTTTGAAATCGATAAGGCCAATACCGGTGTGCGGATACAGCTGGATGTTGACCCGTATTAA
- a CDS encoding acyl-CoA thioesterase → MTLQERIDLSETRVCNTVFPFLTNHHDTLFGGKAMSIMDEVSFMAATRFCRKTLVTVSTDRIDFNKAIPSGSIIEAIARVQNVGRTSLKVKVEIYLEHMYKEGRELAIEGVFTFVALGENKQPIPVLEGLDID, encoded by the coding sequence ATGACTTTACAAGAACGTATTGATCTATCGGAGACACGAGTCTGCAATACGGTATTCCCGTTTTTGACCAATCATCATGATACCTTGTTTGGGGGGAAGGCCATGTCAATAATGGATGAGGTGTCCTTTATGGCCGCAACGCGGTTTTGCCGAAAAACGCTGGTCACGGTGTCGACGGATCGCATCGATTTTAACAAAGCTATCCCGTCGGGCAGTATTATTGAGGCTATTGCCCGGGTTCAGAATGTGGGGCGTACCAGCTTGAAAGTGAAAGTGGAAATCTACTTGGAGCATATGTATAAAGAGGGGCGTGAGCTCGCTATTGAAGGCGTGTTCACTTTCGTTGCGCTTGGCGAGAACAAACAGCCAATTCCGGTATTGGAAGGCCTGGATATTGATTAG
- a CDS encoding FKBP-type peptidyl-prolyl cis-trans isomerase: MKKAILFFTAAGLLMTSCQNFKKAEGGLEYKIVDDNAKEKAVSGDLLSVDMIVKSDRDSVLQSTFDMGIPQIVQLYADSIIAKNPGDPTGLFKYVGEGDSLVFKINLDSVAAKTHQPKPEFADKYIIYSIKVQKHFKKGKLTDQQLGEQVQKYFEEQLNKHKAAEPAKIEKYIKDKNLKTTKTASGLQYIITKPGTGANAKVGDSLQVNYVGSLTTGVVFDTNLPDIAKKEKIFMPQRPYEALKFQLGVDGVIPGWTEAFQLFNKGTKATLVIPSSLAYGDRPSGKIPPYAPLVFEVEVLDIKPGKVPAPAATTPAAPGTTAPATAAPATKAPAKK, from the coding sequence ATGAAGAAAGCAATTCTATTTTTCACGGCTGCCGGTCTTTTGATGACGTCATGCCAAAATTTTAAAAAGGCTGAAGGTGGTCTTGAGTATAAAATCGTGGATGACAATGCAAAAGAGAAAGCAGTATCCGGCGATTTACTTTCCGTGGACATGATCGTCAAATCAGATAGAGATTCTGTATTGCAAAGTACTTTCGATATGGGTATCCCCCAGATCGTTCAATTATATGCAGATAGTATCATCGCCAAAAACCCAGGTGATCCAACAGGCTTGTTCAAATATGTCGGTGAAGGCGATAGCTTGGTATTCAAAATTAATCTGGATTCCGTCGCAGCAAAAACACATCAGCCAAAGCCTGAATTTGCGGACAAATACATCATCTATTCGATCAAAGTTCAAAAACACTTCAAAAAGGGCAAATTGACAGATCAGCAACTGGGTGAACAAGTTCAAAAATATTTTGAGGAGCAGTTAAACAAACATAAGGCTGCTGAACCTGCAAAAATCGAGAAATACATTAAAGACAAAAACTTAAAAACAACAAAAACGGCTTCAGGTCTTCAATATATTATCACCAAGCCGGGAACAGGCGCCAATGCCAAAGTAGGAGACTCTCTTCAGGTAAACTACGTAGGTTCATTGACTACCGGCGTTGTCTTTGATACCAACCTTCCGGATATTGCGAAGAAAGAGAAGATTTTCATGCCACAACGTCCTTACGAAGCATTGAAATTCCAGTTAGGTGTTGATGGTGTTATCCCAGGATGGACTGAAGCATTCCAGCTATTCAACAAAGGCACCAAAGCTACGTTGGTCATTCCATCTTCTTTGGCTTACGGTGATCGTCCATCAGGTAAAATTCCGCCTTATGCTCCACTTGTATTCGAAGTTGAGGTATTGGATATCAAACCGGGAAAAGTTCCAGCTCCAGCAGCAACAACTCCAGCGGCTCCGGGTACTACAGCACCTGCAACAGCTGCTCCTGCAACTAAAGCACCTGCTAAAAAATAA
- the spt gene encoding serine palmitoyltransferase has translation MSKGKLGEKISQFKIVEELKAKGLYAYFRPIQSKQDTEVKIDGRRVLMFGSNSYLGLTTDIRIIKAAQDALEKYGTGCAGSRFLNGTLDIHVELEEKLSAYVGKEAAILFSTGFQSNLGPLSCLMGRNDYILLDERDHASIIDGSRLSFAKVIKYGHNNMEDLRAKLSRLPEESAKLICTDGIFSMEGDIVNLPELTSIAKEFDAAVMVDDAHSLGVIGHKGAGTASHFGLNEEVDLIMGTFSKSLASLGGFVAGDADVIDFLKHNARSVMFSASMTPASVASTLKALEIIQTEPEHIEKLWKNTDYAKAQLLDHGFDLGATESPILPIFIRSNEKTFWVTKMLQDDGVFVNPVVSPAVPAEESLIRFSLMATHTYDQIDEAIEKMVKVFKQAEVETLI, from the coding sequence ATGAGTAAAGGAAAGTTAGGCGAAAAGATATCGCAATTTAAGATTGTAGAGGAGTTAAAAGCTAAAGGCTTATATGCCTATTTTAGACCTATTCAATCAAAACAAGATACCGAGGTAAAAATCGATGGTAGACGTGTATTGATGTTTGGTTCTAACTCTTATTTGGGGTTGACGACCGATATACGTATTATCAAAGCAGCGCAAGATGCTTTGGAAAAGTATGGAACAGGATGTGCTGGATCGCGTTTCTTAAACGGTACGTTGGATATTCACGTGGAGCTGGAAGAAAAATTGTCTGCTTACGTAGGTAAGGAAGCTGCCATTCTTTTTAGCACGGGATTCCAATCCAATCTTGGGCCGCTTTCCTGTCTGATGGGACGAAACGATTATATTTTGTTAGATGAACGCGATCATGCTTCGATCATCGATGGTAGTCGTCTGTCTTTTGCGAAAGTAATTAAATATGGTCACAACAATATGGAGGACCTGCGTGCCAAATTATCGCGTTTGCCGGAGGAAAGTGCCAAATTAATCTGTACCGACGGTATCTTTAGTATGGAAGGTGATATTGTTAACTTGCCGGAACTGACCTCAATTGCCAAAGAGTTTGACGCTGCTGTAATGGTTGATGATGCACATAGCCTGGGTGTTATTGGGCATAAAGGAGCAGGTACAGCGTCTCATTTTGGTCTTAATGAAGAGGTCGATCTGATCATGGGTACCTTCAGTAAGTCCTTGGCTTCCTTGGGTGGTTTTGTTGCCGGAGATGCCGATGTAATCGATTTCTTGAAACATAATGCCCGTTCTGTGATGTTTAGTGCCTCCATGACCCCCGCTTCAGTGGCCTCTACCTTAAAGGCCTTGGAAATTATCCAAACAGAGCCTGAACATATCGAAAAGTTATGGAAAAATACGGACTATGCCAAAGCGCAGCTGTTGGATCATGGTTTCGATCTTGGAGCGACGGAAAGCCCGATTTTACCTATATTTATTCGTAGCAATGAAAAAACTTTCTGGGTTACTAAAATGCTTCAGGATGATGGTGTTTTCGTTAATCCAGTAGTGTCTCCGGCGGTTCCTGCCGAGGAGTCCCTGATTCGTTTTTCATTGATGGCAACACATACTTATGATCAGATTGACGAAGCCATTGAGAAGATGGTTAAAGTATTCAAACAAGCTGAAGTTGAAACATTAATATAA
- a CDS encoding DUF423 domain-containing protein encodes MNKKIILTASLLGALAVILGAFGAHGLEGKVSAYHIDTWKTANQYHFYHTFALLFLSTFSRAKTYSIKVSFIAFLIGIFFFSGSLYLLSIREITGFGNPAILGPITPLGGLSFIVGWIALFVAALKNKS; translated from the coding sequence ATGAATAAGAAAATCATTTTAACTGCTTCGCTGTTGGGAGCATTAGCTGTAATATTAGGCGCCTTTGGTGCCCACGGTCTGGAAGGAAAGGTAAGTGCATATCATATTGACACATGGAAGACTGCAAATCAATATCATTTTTATCATACCTTTGCATTGTTGTTTTTATCCACCTTTTCACGTGCAAAAACCTATTCAATAAAGGTTTCCTTTATCGCTTTTCTTATTGGTATCTTCTTTTTCTCGGGCTCTTTATATCTTCTGAGCATCAGAGAGATCACCGGTTTTGGTAATCCGGCAATCTTAGGGCCGATTACTCCTCTGGGCGGCCTGTCATTTATCGTGGGTTGGATCGCCCTGTTTGTGGCGGCTTTAAAAAATAAATCTTAG
- a CDS encoding MutS-related protein, with translation MSSIDTIYEQKHKEMTSVVAGLTKTVNRINLSRLMVILIGGAILFYIFQLQSLVLVFVCFFSLLFLFAYLVRRQSQLELQKTYFEAYLQILSNERKIVAGGPNIYAHGEQFVDGNHPYSSDLDVFGSYSLFAQLNRSTTQQGIDLLATWLNAPLDKKRILSNQEASGELAQQTEWGWDFQAKLLSNLHRKVDIKAFLSRYFQEGNFRFGNGFMRLYIHAGPILLLLAFVGSFFFSKMAAIAIILGLFHILWPLAKSGRVALFSSRIDKIGAVLGSYADAIRSIESQAWMSPAMQEIAGKLTKGDRDEPISEAFKRLAGLINNLDARNNVFVGLFLNLFLLWDFRQVLAIIKWKKTYEQYILSAFDTLAEVEAINSLAVWKRNHPDYAYPVILDDPLNDKMEAAGIYHPLIPAGQAVANDYTNNDHRIALVTGSNMAGKSTFLRTVGINAVLAYAGAAVAARTFRLPIYNLISYMRIKDNLNESTSTFKAELNRVKYILDVVAADSSSFFLIDEMLRGTNSVDKYLGSRAIIRQLARVAGKGMVATHDLQLSSLEEELPGTIKNYHFDIRVDEGQMLFDYKLKGGECKIFNASLLLKGIGIDIEDNI, from the coding sequence ATGAGTTCAATCGATACAATATACGAGCAGAAGCACAAGGAGATGACGTCGGTGGTTGCCGGCTTAACCAAAACGGTAAATCGCATTAATCTGTCCCGGCTCATGGTTATCCTGATCGGGGGTGCCATCTTATTCTACATATTTCAGTTGCAGAGCCTTGTGTTGGTTTTTGTCTGTTTTTTTTCCTTATTGTTTTTATTTGCTTATCTGGTCCGGAGACAGAGCCAGCTTGAGCTTCAGAAAACCTATTTTGAAGCCTACCTGCAAATATTGTCCAATGAACGGAAAATCGTTGCCGGAGGTCCCAATATCTATGCGCATGGCGAGCAGTTTGTCGACGGGAATCATCCTTATAGTTCCGATCTGGATGTTTTTGGTTCCTACTCATTATTTGCACAGTTAAATCGTTCGACTACACAGCAGGGGATCGATTTGCTTGCGACCTGGCTCAATGCTCCCCTGGACAAAAAACGAATCTTGAGTAATCAGGAAGCGTCCGGTGAACTGGCACAACAAACGGAATGGGGGTGGGATTTTCAGGCCAAACTGCTGAGTAATCTGCATCGAAAGGTCGATATTAAAGCGTTTTTGTCCCGTTATTTCCAAGAGGGCAATTTCCGATTTGGTAATGGCTTTATGCGTTTGTATATCCATGCTGGGCCTATTTTATTGCTGCTTGCATTTGTGGGAAGTTTTTTTTTCTCAAAAATGGCCGCTATTGCGATTATTCTGGGATTATTTCATATTCTTTGGCCCTTGGCCAAATCAGGTCGTGTGGCTTTGTTTTCCTCCCGTATTGATAAGATAGGGGCCGTTTTGGGTTCCTACGCAGATGCCATACGTTCCATCGAGAGTCAGGCATGGATGTCTCCCGCAATGCAGGAGATAGCGGGCAAGCTAACGAAGGGCGACCGTGACGAACCGATCTCAGAGGCTTTTAAGAGGCTGGCCGGTCTAATCAATAATCTGGATGCCAGAAATAATGTGTTTGTTGGCTTATTTTTGAATCTCTTTTTGCTGTGGGATTTTCGGCAGGTACTCGCTATTATCAAGTGGAAGAAAACGTATGAGCAGTATATTTTGAGTGCCTTTGATACGTTGGCGGAGGTTGAGGCAATCAATAGTCTTGCAGTTTGGAAACGGAATCATCCCGACTACGCGTACCCAGTAATATTGGACGATCCGCTTAACGATAAAATGGAAGCCGCGGGTATCTACCATCCGCTTATCCCGGCTGGCCAGGCAGTGGCAAATGATTATACAAATAACGATCATCGCATCGCCCTGGTGACGGGCTCTAACATGGCCGGCAAAAGCACCTTTTTGCGGACCGTCGGTATCAATGCCGTTCTGGCCTATGCGGGAGCAGCCGTTGCTGCAAGGACCTTTCGTCTTCCTATTTACAATCTGATATCTTATATGCGGATCAAAGACAATTTAAATGAAAGCACATCGACATTTAAGGCAGAACTAAATCGGGTCAAATATATTCTGGATGTCGTTGCGGCCGATTCAAGCAGTTTCTTTTTGATCGATGAGATGTTACGGGGCACCAACTCCGTGGATAAATATTTGGGATCGCGTGCTATCATCAGGCAGCTGGCCCGTGTCGCAGGTAAAGGTATGGTAGCCACACATGATCTGCAGCTGTCCAGCCTGGAAGAGGAATTACCCGGAACAATCAAAAATTATCATTTTGATATCCGTGTGGATGAAGGGCAGATGTTGTTTGACTATAAGCTGAAGGGCGGCGAGTGCAAAATATTCAATGCGTCGTTATTACTGAAGGGCATTGGGATAGACATTGAGGACAATATATAA
- a CDS encoding ABC transporter permease, with protein sequence MKRFLALLQREFRLFFNNKVLLMLFLGAPVLYGILVGHVYQQGKVTEMPVVVVDEDNSPLSSSFIDMLSDNESIRVAKVLPSLFDSKDVAIQFDATTIVHIPRGFASGVQQSRLPEITVFVDGANTLTSNTALMAVNVCAMTLKAGIQIQSQMKRGVPAKIAAQQYEPFKTTIIKQNIRSGNYLYFMLPGVLITVLQQVLLLGLALSFSSEFENNTFPDLVNKVSNPIGLILVKILPYVLMSIGILLLYWGFGKYYHMPLHADFGRFILCTTVFLLAVCFIGVLVSIVLPSQLKSTEVLMVIATPAFILSGFTWPSSLMPGWIQAIANVIPSTHYLRIFRLMFIQHAENYHTDKALLALTIIMTLSFVLALIVLWIKIRKMKQAAKQTKS encoded by the coding sequence GTGAAAAGATTTTTAGCATTGTTACAGCGTGAATTTCGCCTGTTTTTCAACAATAAGGTGCTGCTGATGCTTTTTCTGGGCGCTCCTGTACTGTATGGGATTCTTGTAGGACATGTCTATCAGCAGGGGAAGGTGACCGAAATGCCCGTTGTGGTGGTCGACGAAGACAATAGCCCCTTGAGTAGTTCGTTTATTGATATGCTATCGGACAACGAGAGTATTCGGGTGGCAAAAGTGTTGCCGTCATTATTTGATTCAAAAGATGTGGCAATTCAATTCGATGCCACGACCATTGTCCATATCCCCCGTGGTTTTGCTTCAGGAGTGCAGCAAAGCCGCCTGCCCGAAATCACTGTCTTTGTGGATGGCGCAAATACGCTGACTTCCAATACCGCGCTAATGGCTGTCAACGTATGTGCCATGACGCTCAAAGCTGGTATACAGATCCAGTCACAGATGAAAAGGGGAGTGCCCGCAAAAATTGCAGCGCAGCAATACGAACCTTTTAAGACGACCATCATCAAGCAGAATATCCGCAGTGGCAACTATCTTTATTTCATGTTGCCCGGCGTCCTGATTACCGTCCTGCAACAGGTCCTGCTGCTGGGCCTGGCCTTGTCGTTTTCCTCGGAATTCGAAAACAATACCTTTCCTGATCTGGTCAACAAAGTGTCGAATCCAATTGGGCTTATTTTGGTCAAAATATTGCCCTATGTATTGATGTCGATCGGTATCCTATTGTTGTACTGGGGATTTGGAAAATACTATCACATGCCACTGCATGCCGATTTTGGCCGCTTTATACTTTGTACGACGGTGTTTCTGCTAGCGGTATGCTTTATCGGGGTATTGGTCAGCATCGTATTGCCATCGCAGTTAAAGTCGACTGAAGTGCTGATGGTGATCGCGACACCTGCTTTCATTCTGAGCGGCTTCACCTGGCCATCGAGCTTGATGCCGGGATGGATACAGGCCATAGCGAATGTTATTCCGTCTACGCATTATCTTCGCATATTTAGGCTGATGTTTATTCAGCATGCCGAAAATTATCATACGGATAAAGCACTTCTGGCATTGACCATTATTATGACGCTATCTTTTGTGCTGGCCCTTATCGTGCTGTGGATAAAAATTAGGAAGATGAAGCAGGCTGCCAAGCAAACGAAAAGCTGA
- the smpB gene encoding SsrA-binding protein SmpB, giving the protein MALSSDINIKNKKASFEYQLLDKYVAGIRLLGTEIKSIREGKANINDSFCSFFDDGLYIRNMHIAEYSMGSFYNHEAKRDRQLLLTKKELKKLKEKGEERGFTIVPLRIFISSRGFAKVEIALAQGKKDFDKRETIKERDVKRELDRVMKF; this is encoded by the coding sequence ATGGCTTTATCTTCAGATATCAATATAAAAAATAAAAAAGCTTCTTTTGAATACCAACTACTGGATAAGTACGTGGCTGGCATCCGTCTATTAGGTACGGAAATCAAATCGATCCGGGAAGGAAAGGCAAATATCAACGATAGTTTTTGCAGCTTTTTCGATGATGGACTGTATATCCGTAACATGCATATCGCCGAATACAGCATGGGCTCATTCTATAACCATGAAGCAAAACGGGACCGTCAGCTTCTGTTGACTAAAAAAGAGCTGAAAAAACTAAAAGAAAAAGGTGAAGAACGGGGTTTTACCATCGTTCCCTTACGGATTTTTATCAGTTCCCGTGGTTTTGCGAAGGTCGAAATTGCATTAGCACAAGGTAAAAAAGACTTCGACAAGCGGGAAACCATTAAAGAGAGAGACGTCAAGCGAGAACTTGACCGGGTTATGAAATTCTAA
- a CDS encoding DHH family phosphoesterase has product MLKSEELKRILAEPKQIVITTHYKPDGDALGSSLGLYFWLTAKGHRVNLIVPSDFPAFLDWLPGLDNVQIYTQDIPLHDRQIADADLLFCLDFNGLGRIQEMGEPIRQARGIKCMIDHHLDPEGFEDYAYWDPTAAATAQLIYRFLVDEMQDAEHISADMATCLYTGIMTDTGSFRFRSTTSEIHRIIASLIDCGAQNWAIHEEIYNSSSENRLKFLGFCLLNRLEVIHPYNAAIIHVTKEDLQQFQVITGDTEGLVNYALSIKGIRLAALIIDRSEQIKLSLRSIGEVPCNEICKLYFNGGGHLNASGGNSKESLEAVIAKFKSILPIYKEILTK; this is encoded by the coding sequence ATGCTGAAATCCGAAGAATTAAAAAGAATATTGGCTGAGCCAAAGCAGATTGTAATCACAACCCATTACAAACCAGATGGGGATGCTTTGGGCTCCTCGTTGGGATTGTATTTCTGGCTTACTGCAAAAGGACATCGCGTTAATTTAATTGTACCCTCTGACTTTCCTGCTTTTTTGGATTGGCTACCGGGTCTGGATAATGTACAGATCTATACACAGGATATTCCTTTACACGACCGGCAGATTGCTGACGCGGACCTGCTGTTCTGCTTGGACTTCAATGGCCTCGGCCGCATTCAGGAAATGGGAGAGCCTATCCGACAGGCGAGAGGAATCAAATGCATGATCGACCATCACCTTGATCCAGAAGGTTTTGAAGACTATGCCTACTGGGATCCGACAGCCGCTGCAACAGCACAATTGATCTACCGCTTCTTGGTAGACGAGATGCAGGATGCAGAACATATCAGCGCCGACATGGCGACCTGTCTATATACCGGGATTATGACTGACACGGGATCTTTCCGATTCCGCTCCACCACATCCGAAATCCATCGGATCATTGCCTCATTAATCGACTGTGGAGCACAAAACTGGGCCATCCATGAAGAGATCTATAACAGTTCGTCGGAAAATCGGCTTAAATTTCTCGGATTCTGTCTGCTCAACCGCCTCGAAGTAATCCATCCATACAATGCAGCCATCATCCATGTCACCAAAGAAGACCTCCAGCAGTTTCAGGTAATCACCGGAGATACTGAAGGACTTGTCAATTATGCGTTATCCATCAAAGGAATTCGCTTAGCTGCATTAATTATTGACAGAAGTGAACAAATTAAACTATCTTTGCGATCGATTGGCGAAGTACCCTGCAATGAGATCTGCAAATTGTATTTCAATGGCGGAGGGCATCTCAACGCTTCCGGTGGCAATTCAAAAGAAAGCCTCGAAGCCGTGATTGCAAAATTCAAGTCGATTTTACCAATTTATAAAGAAATATTAACAAAATAA
- a CDS encoding protein-L-isoaspartate(D-aspartate) O-methyltransferase produces the protein MAYKFIDNYREKGARKKLVEHLKGRGIEDQRVLDAIGKVPRHFFFDETFWNQAYRDIAFPIGDGQTISQPYTVAYQSELLHVKKGDKVLEIGTGSGYQTCILLELGAEVYTIERQENLYNRTIQVLPYMGYHAHFFLGDGSKGIEEHAPYDKIIVTAGAPYVPEIMLKQLKMGGIFVIPVGDEKSQKMMTIIRVGENEFDRIELDTFRFVPLVGDQAW, from the coding sequence ATGGCGTATAAGTTTATTGATAATTACCGGGAAAAAGGAGCCCGAAAGAAGCTGGTTGAGCATCTGAAGGGACGGGGGATTGAAGATCAGAGAGTCCTGGATGCGATTGGCAAGGTGCCGCGTCATTTTTTCTTTGACGAGACTTTTTGGAACCAGGCTTATCGGGACATTGCGTTTCCGATTGGTGACGGACAGACGATCTCGCAGCCCTATACTGTTGCTTATCAATCGGAATTGCTCCACGTAAAAAAGGGAGATAAAGTGCTGGAGATTGGCACAGGATCGGGGTACCAAACTTGTATCCTGCTAGAGCTTGGGGCCGAGGTATATACAATAGAAAGGCAGGAAAATCTCTACAACAGGACTATTCAGGTGCTTCCTTACATGGGATATCATGCGCATTTCTTTTTGGGTGATGGCTCAAAAGGGATCGAAGAACACGCACCATATGACAAGATTATCGTGACTGCCGGGGCTCCCTACGTACCTGAAATTATGCTGAAGCAGTTAAAGATGGGCGGTATTTTTGTGATACCGGTAGGCGATGAGAAGTCACAGAAAATGATGACCATAATCCGCGTGGGAGAAAATGAGTTTGACCGGATTGAATTGGACACTTTCCGCTTTGTACCCTTGGTTGGCGATCAGGCCTGGTAA